A single genomic interval of Babylonia areolata isolate BAREFJ2019XMU chromosome 26, ASM4173473v1, whole genome shotgun sequence harbors:
- the LOC143300859 gene encoding alanine--tRNA ligase, cytoplasmic-like, translated as MDSSLTGNQIRQAFIDFFKEKEHIYVHSSSTIPLDDPTLLFANAGMNQFKTIFLGTVDPNSDLAKMRRVANTQKCIRAGGKHNDLDDVGKDVYHHTFFEMLGNWSFGDYYKKEVCTWAWELLTDRLKLEKDRLYVTYFGGNPATGLEPDEEARQIWLNLGLPPERIMPFDMKDNFWEMGEVGPCGPCSEIHYDRIGGRDARHLVNMDDPDVLEIWNLVFIQFNRETDGKLTLLPKKHIDCGMGLERLVSVIQQKTSNYDTDFFVPIFDAIQQLTGCPKYQGRVGKADEDGVDMAYRVLADHARTLTIALSDGGRPDNAGRGYVLRRILRRAVRYGTEKLNAKPGMFATLVDTVVQLLGDAFPEVKKDPETVKEIINEEEAQFLKTLNRGRNLLQRTIDKLGNSAVLPGDVAWRLYDTYGFPVDLTLLMSEEKGLTIDNEGFEKAKQHSLLMSQAGGSTVDDQIALEVHSINELQNRGIAPTDDGPKYNYSVDASGTYTFEPAVGKVMALRCNKAFVEEVSTGQECGVLLDKTCFYAEQGGQIYDEGFMVKEGDEAVEFRVKNVQVRGGFVLHIGVIEGTLRVGDAMKLLIDEPRRCAVMKNHTGTHMLNFGLRSVLKEADQRGSLVAPDRLRFDFTAKGAMTVLEVKEAEEIVNKMAAKNEEVYAGNMGLAKAKSIQGLRAVFDETYPDPVRVLSVGIPIEKLEADPLGPAASVTSVEFCGGTHLKRAGDLGQFYIVSEEAISKGIRRIIAVTGTEAHKAQHRQEVLERSVDELKQQLVKGQGDSSFSDRDLNRQIVALDDEVAQSVISYWKKDELRKELKGLKKKVDDIDKARKAAVLNEVIEESKRMIEASPNQKFVVHQFSAGSSAKALDGAMKQYKALSPQTSAMFFTVDKEAGKILCMCAVPKEVAANGLTAKSWIDQVVGVIGGKGGGKDVSAQATGTNTAAVSDAMTLATDFANLKLSPQ; from the exons TTCAAGACCATCTTCCTGGGCACGGTGGACCCAAACAGCGACCTGGCCAAGATGAGGCGTGTGGCCAACACCCAGAAGTGCATCCGTGCTGGGGGCAAGCACAATGACCTGGATGATGTCGGCAAGGATGTGTACCACCACACCTTTTTCGAGATGCTGGGCAACTGGTCGTTTGGTGACTACTACAAG AAAGAAGTGTGTACGTGGGCATGGGAGTTGCTGACGGATCGCCTCAAGTTGGAGAAGGACCGTCTGTACGTCACCTACTTTGGGGGGAACCCAGCAACTGGTCTGGAGCCTGACGAGGAAGCACGACAGATCTGGCTGAATCTGGG TTTACCCCCAGAACGCATCATGCCATTCGACATGAAGGACAACTTctgggagatgggggaggtgggtcCCTGTGGCCCGTGTTCGGAGATCCACTACGATCGGATCGGCGGCCGTGACGCCCGTCACCTGGTTAACATGGACGATCCTGACGTGTTGGAGATCTGGAACCTGGTGTTCATCCAGTTCAACAG GGAAACTGACGGCAAACTGACACTGCTGCCCAAAAAACACATCGACTGTGGGATGGGTCTGGAGCGTCTGGTGTCGGTCATCCAGCAGAAGACGTCCAACTATGACACAGACTTCTTCGTACCCATCTTCGATGCCATTCAGCAG TTGACGGGGTGCCCCAAGTACCAGGGGCGTGTGGGGAAGGCAGATGAGGATGGTGTGGACATGGCCTACAGAGTGCTTGCTGACCACGCCCGTACCCTGACCATTGCTCTGTCTGATGGGGGCAGACCGGACAATGCTGGACGAGG ATACGTGCTGAGGAGAATCTTGCGACGTGCTGTGCGCTATGGCACTGAGAAGCTGAACGCCAAGCCAGGCATGTTTGCCACCCTGGTTGACACTGTGGTTCAGCTGCTG GGAGATGCTTTTCCAGAAGTGAAGAAAGATCCAGAGACG GTGAAGGAGATCATCAACGAGGAAGAAGCCCAGTTCCTCAAGACGCTGAACCGTGGACGGAACTTGCTGCAGAGAACCATCGACAAGCTGGGCAACTCCGCTGTCCTACCTG gtgatgtgGCATGGCGTCTGTATGACACATATGGATTCCCAGTGGATCTAACACTGCTAATGTCTGAAGAGAAAGGCCTGACCATCGACAACGAGGGCTTTGAGAAGGCCAAGCAGCACTCCTTG CTGATGTCACAGGCAGGGGGCAGCACAGTGGATGACCAGATCGCCCTGGAGGTTCACTCCATCAATGAACTGCAGAATCGGGGCATCGCTCCCACTGACGACGGCCCCAAGTACAACTACAGTGTGGATGCCTCTGGCACCTACA CATTTGAACCAGCTGTGGGCAAAGTGATGGCGCTTCGCTGCAACAAGGCGTTTGTGGAGGAGGTGAGCACAGGTCAGGAGTGCGGCGTGCTGCTGGACAAAACCTGTTTCTATGCTGAGCAGGGAGGTCAGATCTACGACGAGGGGTTCATGGTCAAGGAGGGGGATGAg GCGGTGGAATTCCGGGTGAAGAACGTCCAGGTTAGAGGTGGCTTTGTCCTGCACATCGGCGTTATTGAGGGAACACTGCGTGTGGGTGATGCCATGAAGCTGCTGATTGatgag CCGCGGCGGTGTGCAGTGATGAAGAACCACACAGGCACCCACATGCTGAACTTTGGTCTGAGGTCGGTGCTGAAGGAAGCTGACCAGAGAGGGTCCCTGGTCGCTCCGGACAGACTTCGCTTTGACTTCACTGCCAAG GGAGCCATGACGGTGCTAGAGGTGAAGGAGGCAGAAGAGATAGTGAACAAGATGGCGGCGAAGAACGAGGAGGTGTACGCAGGCAACATGGGGCTGGCCAAGGCCAAGAGCATCCAGGGACTGCGTGCTGTCTTTGACGAG ACATACCCTGACCCAGTACGGGTGTTGTCAGTGGGTATTCCCATTGAAAAGTTGGAGGCTGACCCCTTGGGCCCTGCTGCCTCTGTCACTTCTGTGGAGTTCTGTGGAGGAAC ccaCTTGAAACGTGCGGGTGATCTGGGACAGTTTTACATTGTGTCGGAAGAGGCCATCTCCAAGGGCATTCGTCGTATCATTGCTGTCACCGGCACAGAGGCTCACAAG gCCCAGCACAGACAGGAGGTGTTGGAGAGGTCGGTGGACGAGCTGAAGCAGCAGCTGGTCAAGGGTCAGGGAGATTCCTCCTTCTCCGACCGCGACCTCAACCGTCAGATCGTCGCCCTTGATGAC GAGGTGGCGCAGAGCGTGATCAGTTACTGGAAGAAGGACGAGCTGCGAAAGGAGCTGAAGGGGCTGAAGAAGAAGGTGGACGACATTGACAAGGCCCGTAAGGCTGCTGTCTTGAACGAG GTGATTGAGGAGAGCAAGAGGATGATCGAAGCCTCGCCCAACCAGAAGTTTGTGGTGCATCAGTTCAGCGCGGGGTCCAGTGCCAAG GCACTGGACGGGGCAATGAAGCAGTACAAGGCGCTCAGTCCTCAGACCTCCGCCATGTTCTTCACTGTGGACAAGGAGGCTGGCAAgatcctgtgtatgtgtgctgtgccaAAG GAGGTGGCAGCCAACGGACTGACTGCCAAGAGCTGGATTGACCAGGTGGTGGGGGTCATCGGAGGGAAAGGGGGCGGCAAGGACGTCAGTGCACAGGCCACCGGCACCAACACCGCCGCCGTGTCTGATGCCATGACACTGGCAACTGATTTTGCTAATTTGAAACTGTCGCCCCAGTAG